The following are encoded together in the Streptomyces sp. NBC_01465 genome:
- a CDS encoding HpcH/HpaI aldolase/citrate lyase family protein: MSTVLTWLYVPGDRPEVVAKALHSGADVVLVDLEDAVAPDRKAYALDATAELLASGAPGPSPVHVRINALNGPLAEHEVRTLAPLPGLAGLRLPKTDSADQVRAVAAWAADAPAELPLFPLLESALGIEYAYEIATATQSVRGLALGEADLRADLGIADETGLAWPRSRVVVAARAAGLVPPAQSVYPNVRDLEGLAASCARGRALGFLGRTAIHPRQLPVIERAFLPTAQDLEAAEEIVKAAATDSGALALPDGRFVDAAVVEGAQRTLALAARLR; encoded by the coding sequence ATGAGCACCGTCCTCACCTGGCTGTACGTACCCGGCGACCGGCCCGAGGTGGTCGCCAAGGCGCTGCACAGCGGCGCGGACGTCGTGCTGGTGGACCTGGAGGACGCGGTCGCCCCTGATCGCAAGGCCTACGCCCTGGACGCGACGGCCGAGCTCCTCGCCTCCGGCGCACCGGGCCCGTCCCCGGTCCACGTCCGGATCAACGCGCTGAACGGCCCCCTGGCCGAGCACGAGGTCCGCACCCTCGCGCCCCTCCCCGGCCTGGCGGGGCTGCGGCTGCCCAAGACGGACAGCGCGGACCAGGTGCGCGCGGTGGCCGCCTGGGCGGCGGACGCCCCGGCGGAGCTCCCGCTGTTCCCCCTGCTGGAGTCGGCCCTGGGCATCGAGTACGCGTACGAGATCGCCACGGCGACGCAGTCGGTACGCGGCCTGGCGCTGGGCGAGGCCGACCTCCGCGCCGACCTGGGGATCGCGGACGAGACCGGCCTGGCGTGGCCGCGCAGCCGCGTCGTGGTGGCGGCCCGCGCGGCGGGCCTGGTCCCGCCGGCCCAGTCGGTGTATCCGAACGTGCGCGACCTGGAGGGCCTGGCCGCGAGCTGCGCCCGGGGCCGGGCGCTCGGCTTCCTGGGCCGGACCGCGATCCACCCCCGCCAACTGCCGGTGATCGAGCGGGCGTTCCTGCCGACGGCACAGGACCTGGAGGCGGCGGAGGAGATCGTGAAGGCGGCCGCCACCGACAGCGGTGCGCTCGCGCTCCCCGACGGCCGGTTCGTGGACGCGGCCGTGGTCGAGGGCGCGCAGCGCACGCTCGCCCTGGCGGCACGCCTGCGCTGA